One window from the genome of Clostridia bacterium encodes:
- a CDS encoding SDR family NAD(P)-dependent oxidoreductase, whose translation MEQVSIDIPAYIEGMKSEFNSHMTQLNDLLCRLLRGQLCSMGMFRQGKVLVNKPGSRIGLDNLYDKWLEASISFLTEKKYVTCDGESYTLLNSKSVDIDAVWQEWKQKKEAWLKNSDMSARVTLLESTLRALPDILTGKVPATDIIFPDSSMALVEGVYKNNKVADCFNEVLADAVVYYIKEQLKQNPAGRIRILEVGAGTGGTSAMVLRKIKPFRDQIQEYCYTDISRAFLLHAEREYGEQNPFLSCKLFNVEAPVAGQGIKAGEYDIVIAANVLHATKNIRQTIRNAKATLRKQGLLLINELSDNSLFAHLTFGLLEGWWLYDDPVLRIPGSPLLSQATWQRVLEGEGFQSVFHPAWKIHDLGQQIIVAESDGVVRQKQQIKPGITPLKQAAKDQIFKEQSMKPRLHIEQGSGVKDNLLRDKSKAYLVKMVAEVLKIPRQKIDSSEPLESYGIDSILVVQITSALRKSFDNISSTLLFECQTIDALSEHFVKTQRDSLIKLLGLEEQQPLEKENQMQSVVPSVTPAVTGKKPRFLKYSPSSETVKLSPEPFKEPIAVIGMSGRYPLANNLKEFWGNLGAGRNCITEIPEDRWPLEDFYHPDPKEAVAQGKSYSKWGGFIEGFAEFDPLFFNISPRETLNMDPQERLFLEECWKVLEDAGYTRVQLSKQYHNRIGVFAGITKADVSLYSSELWKQGEKIHPRSSFSSVANRVSYLFNFRGPSMPIDTMCSSSLTAIHEACENIHRGECDLAIAGGVNLYLHPLSYVELCAHQMLSEDGQCKSFGRGGNGFVPGEGVGTILLKPLSKAVADHDNIYAVIRGTKINHGGKTNGYTVPSPTAQAELIKEAIGKADIHSRAITYIEAHGTGTELGDPIEIKGLTQAFEKDTADTGFCSIGSVKSNIGHLESAAGIAGVTKIILQMKNGQLAPSINSKELNPNIDFSKTPFVVQQDLAPWNRPFIEINGEAGEYPRIAGISSFGAGGSNAHIVIEEYIPQHMEESGITVSAQNPAIIVLSAKTEGQLQVQVQQLLTVMEEQNFTDSSLANLAYTLQVGREHMEVRLAVIAISIKELKEKLNGFMEGRSDIEDLYHGQVKPNREVLAVFAADEDLQQVVNKWLENRKYLKLLDLWVKGLNFDWNNLYKDARPYRISLPTYPFAKDKYWIPVVKTSIGTSAASHININDIHPLVHQNTSNFSEQRFSSVFTGEEFFLSDHVVKGQRVLPGVTYLEMARAAIELAVEDFTDSEMGIRLKDVVWARPVIVGKQPLKVSIGLYPGSNGEFSYEIYSKPEIPDAEKIVNSRGIAVIEKASKGPAVDIHKLRDECNISILSSGQCYKVFETRGIEYGPSHRGIERLYLGMEQVVAELVLPSRVLETRERFVLHPGIMDAALQTCLGLMAGAAEFTDNLENSKLRLPFALRELEIFGTTAYAKWAIARFSDGSASTDKVQTFDIDIADENGVILVSFKSLSFRTLEVEKGIEEADGRKGMLVLKPCWQEAAMGNVFSDTYEERVKEYTRHIVFLGEMKQGLEKSIAGQMAGLQCHVLHSNEQDLDQRYKNYTTQVFGEIQSILGGKSPGKTLIQIVVPVQNEGQLLTGLSGLLKTASLEDPKIMGQLIEVDSVEDAPGIVTKLKESGLRLMEKRIRYQGGKRMIPVWSEIETSSAAIEMPWRDKGVYLITGGAGGLGQLMAKEIAGKARNAKIIITGRSPLKEGVQNKLEELLRYGDRIQYKQADISSKEEVEILVGSIIRDFGGLNGIIHCAGVIRDNFIIKKTMDEISEVMAPKVSGLWNLDQATRDMSLDHFILFSSGAADMGNIGQADYSAANAFMNAYAGYRNSLMSLKRRSGKTLSILWPLWKEGGMRVDDLTEKNMAKNLGITPLSTTNGIQALYKGLSSGNDCIMVAEGNLSQMRQKLLSSLSSQSMKPEPKLVTRPKTSAELPDEASLKDNIAGYLREMVADTLKISPGSLNNNESFDKYGLDSIIVVEINNKLEKDFGNLSKTLFFEYSTIDELADYFVKTHKEVLLRLFTAEETTVPGDSSGLIPSSSGKLPQAVPKPKRVEYLAKQANDYNCVKANYSGQSGSNTLQVPQESSITDFLIRQIENDNLTLDDIIALPCCDIITTKDKSIKKDDCRKTGEPEPCGDSSDYVLIHEKELQNKPVLTSLVEEIDRDNPPVGYERLLYQHFFISAKQKKYLRLMVDEPDQLIVPFMPIDPVSYKELRVFCKKNNKKLLVVDSYHDWISSEQTRLIPLGVWQDIDINQFTLAGNKMRKLRYLVEKFRNSGDVKIIEFTPGLKLSLNEMRGLMMKWCEGKKNIIKHTFVCMQELLKRTLPSGYRAFLTYHNDKLCTVIVIEHGTNGMYVMDQEFYDPKNAPLGHMEYSITEIIGFLKKEKANIFSLGLTWYPFAFEDYPQKDPEGWAWLKEQYSKQTLLSRIFHQGETNYQFKKKFGISGEPVLAYLPKEEPFSLLFKYWPIFYQNSLTADQLSEQISRIPLSDLESGYTGRESSQTKYDLTDRQGRQLLISSTTKLDQIDYHDNPLDLATDSWYMVRSDAVKERTVHLKAKSPVGGSEIIKTIFPFKHIILTDRGRSAEELFYKVFQKTGKKILSAIPWASTLMHQLNNGFEVIELPHPSVQEPDSAYLFKGELDIEALMEQLRKDSRNIAMVGLEVLSNASGGNPVSLSHIGELKQILNQFKIPMVLDASRIVRNAFLIKQYEENCRQSNIWDIVRQTSKQADYIVTSLTKDFAVPVGGLIATNDDRLAEDIKRAQASQSLLITPEEERMIINALSDQEKITGLIEEQLTFARSLQDMLIQAKAPILQPACGHAIVINVSQLVYGESNTQKKETFLKELFIETGIRGGIHQVGKQKNTLLDQCIRLALPLGLASENRRIIFDKLKHFFAARQVPESDKEVAVCHV comes from the coding sequence ATGGAACAGGTATCAATAGATATACCAGCTTATATTGAAGGCATGAAATCTGAATTTAACTCACACATGACTCAATTAAATGACCTGCTTTGCAGGTTGCTCAGGGGTCAATTATGCTCTATGGGAATGTTTAGACAAGGGAAAGTATTGGTTAATAAACCGGGTTCCCGGATAGGGTTAGATAATTTATATGATAAGTGGTTGGAAGCAAGCATCAGTTTCTTAACTGAAAAAAAATATGTCACTTGCGATGGCGAGTCATACACCTTACTAAACAGTAAGTCTGTAGATATCGATGCCGTCTGGCAGGAATGGAAGCAGAAAAAAGAGGCGTGGCTGAAAAACTCTGATATGTCAGCCCGGGTCACACTATTGGAGTCAACACTAAGGGCTTTGCCTGATATACTAACAGGAAAAGTTCCGGCGACAGATATTATTTTTCCGGATTCCTCTATGGCACTGGTGGAAGGGGTATATAAAAACAATAAAGTTGCAGATTGTTTTAATGAGGTGCTTGCCGATGCCGTAGTTTACTATATTAAGGAACAGTTGAAGCAAAATCCGGCGGGCAGGATCCGAATTCTGGAAGTGGGTGCCGGTACGGGAGGAACCAGTGCTATGGTTCTCCGTAAAATAAAGCCTTTCCGGGACCAGATCCAGGAATATTGCTATACGGATATCTCCAGGGCATTTTTATTGCATGCCGAAAGAGAGTATGGCGAACAAAATCCTTTCCTTAGCTGTAAATTGTTTAACGTAGAAGCTCCCGTTGCGGGGCAAGGAATAAAAGCAGGTGAATATGACATTGTCATAGCTGCCAATGTTTTGCATGCCACTAAAAATATCCGGCAAACCATACGGAATGCCAAAGCAACCTTGCGAAAACAAGGGTTGTTGCTTATAAATGAGCTAAGTGACAATTCCCTGTTTGCCCACTTGACCTTTGGGCTTTTGGAGGGATGGTGGCTGTACGATGATCCGGTATTACGCATTCCTGGAAGCCCGCTGTTGTCTCAAGCAACATGGCAAAGGGTTCTGGAAGGTGAGGGTTTCCAATCTGTCTTCCATCCAGCATGGAAGATTCACGATCTTGGTCAGCAGATTATTGTTGCTGAGAGTGATGGGGTTGTACGGCAAAAGCAGCAAATAAAACCTGGCATTACACCTCTAAAGCAGGCTGCAAAGGATCAGATTTTCAAAGAACAGTCAATGAAACCCAGGCTCCACATAGAGCAGGGCAGCGGTGTAAAAGACAATTTGCTACGGGACAAAAGTAAGGCCTATTTAGTGAAAATGGTAGCTGAAGTACTAAAAATTCCACGTCAAAAGATTGATTCATCGGAGCCTTTGGAGAGTTATGGGATCGATTCCATTTTAGTCGTTCAGATAACAAGTGCTCTAAGAAAAAGTTTTGATAATATAAGCAGTACCTTATTATTTGAGTGTCAGACAATTGATGCTCTATCAGAGCATTTTGTAAAAACCCAAAGGGATTCGTTGATAAAGCTGTTAGGGCTGGAGGAACAACAGCCTCTTGAAAAGGAAAACCAAATGCAGTCTGTTGTACCATCGGTAACCCCTGCAGTAACAGGAAAAAAGCCAAGATTCTTAAAATACTCTCCCTCGTCGGAAACCGTAAAACTGTCACCGGAGCCATTTAAGGAGCCAATTGCTGTAATTGGGATGAGCGGCCGGTATCCGCTGGCAAATAATTTGAAAGAATTTTGGGGGAATTTAGGTGCGGGAAGGAATTGTATAACCGAAATTCCGGAAGATCGGTGGCCACTGGAAGATTTTTATCACCCGGACCCTAAGGAAGCTGTCGCTCAAGGCAAAAGCTACAGTAAATGGGGTGGCTTCATCGAAGGATTTGCGGAATTTGATCCGCTCTTTTTCAATATTTCGCCTAGAGAGACTTTAAATATGGACCCTCAGGAGCGCCTGTTCCTGGAAGAATGCTGGAAGGTACTGGAGGATGCGGGATATACAAGAGTACAGCTTAGCAAACAGTATCATAATCGTATAGGAGTTTTTGCGGGAATAACAAAGGCCGATGTCAGCCTGTATAGCTCTGAATTATGGAAACAGGGAGAAAAGATTCACCCTCGCTCTTCATTCAGTTCAGTGGCAAACAGGGTTTCATATTTGTTTAATTTCAGAGGCCCCAGTATGCCAATAGATACAATGTGCTCCTCCTCCCTTACGGCTATTCATGAAGCCTGTGAAAATATCCACCGGGGAGAATGTGATCTGGCAATCGCAGGGGGTGTCAATTTATATCTTCACCCTTTAAGCTATGTAGAGCTTTGCGCACATCAAATGCTTTCGGAAGACGGACAATGTAAAAGCTTCGGTAGGGGTGGAAACGGTTTTGTACCCGGTGAAGGGGTGGGGACTATACTCTTGAAGCCGTTGTCAAAAGCTGTCGCAGACCATGACAATATTTATGCCGTAATCCGGGGTACTAAAATAAACCACGGCGGTAAAACAAACGGCTATACTGTACCCAGCCCTACTGCTCAGGCAGAACTCATTAAAGAGGCTATAGGCAAGGCGGACATACACTCACGGGCCATCACCTATATAGAAGCTCACGGAACAGGAACAGAGCTTGGTGACCCAATAGAAATAAAAGGGCTTACTCAGGCCTTTGAAAAGGATACGGCAGATACGGGATTTTGTTCCATTGGGTCAGTAAAATCCAACATTGGCCATTTGGAATCCGCGGCAGGAATAGCGGGTGTAACAAAAATCATACTGCAAATGAAAAACGGGCAATTGGCCCCAAGCATTAATTCAAAAGAATTGAATCCAAATATAGATTTCTCTAAAACACCATTCGTAGTCCAGCAAGATCTTGCCCCATGGAACAGGCCTTTTATTGAAATAAACGGTGAAGCCGGGGAATATCCAAGAATCGCTGGAATCTCAAGTTTCGGTGCGGGAGGGTCCAATGCACATATTGTAATAGAAGAATATATTCCTCAACATATGGAAGAGAGTGGCATAACAGTTTCTGCTCAAAATCCGGCAATTATAGTATTATCGGCAAAGACTGAAGGACAGCTTCAGGTTCAGGTGCAGCAGCTGCTTACTGTCATGGAGGAACAGAATTTTACTGACAGCAGCCTGGCAAACCTGGCTTATACGCTTCAGGTAGGGCGGGAGCACATGGAAGTACGTCTGGCGGTTATTGCAATTTCTATAAAAGAACTTAAAGAAAAACTAAATGGGTTTATGGAAGGCCGGAGTGATATAGAAGATTTGTATCACGGTCAGGTAAAGCCAAATAGAGAAGTGCTGGCTGTTTTTGCAGCTGATGAGGATTTGCAGCAAGTTGTTAATAAATGGCTGGAAAACAGGAAGTATTTAAAATTACTTGACCTATGGGTAAAAGGTCTTAACTTTGATTGGAACAACCTGTATAAGGATGCCAGGCCTTACCGTATCAGTTTGCCGACTTACCCCTTTGCAAAAGATAAATACTGGATACCTGTGGTGAAAACCAGCATAGGTACAAGTGCAGCAAGCCACATAAACATAAACGATATTCATCCGTTAGTACATCAAAATACCTCTAACTTCTCGGAGCAGAGATTCAGCTCTGTTTTTACCGGTGAAGAATTTTTTCTCTCGGATCATGTCGTCAAGGGTCAAAGGGTTTTGCCCGGTGTAACATATTTAGAAATGGCGCGGGCTGCGATAGAACTGGCAGTAGAAGATTTTACAGACAGTGAGATGGGAATACGGCTGAAGGACGTAGTATGGGCCCGTCCTGTTATTGTAGGAAAGCAGCCGCTAAAAGTCAGCATCGGTTTATATCCCGGGAGTAACGGCGAATTCTCTTATGAAATTTATAGCAAACCTGAAATACCTGATGCAGAAAAAATAGTAAACAGCCGGGGTATTGCAGTAATTGAAAAGGCTTCCAAAGGACCGGCAGTTGATATCCATAAATTGCGAGACGAGTGCAATATCAGCATTCTTTCATCCGGCCAGTGTTACAAAGTCTTTGAAACCAGAGGGATAGAATATGGTCCGTCCCATCGGGGGATTGAAAGACTGTATCTGGGTATGGAACAGGTAGTGGCTGAACTTGTCTTGCCTTCCCGGGTTTTAGAGACCAGGGAACGATTCGTTTTACATCCCGGCATAATGGACGCTGCTTTACAAACATGTCTGGGATTGATGGCAGGTGCAGCAGAATTTACAGATAACCTGGAAAACAGTAAGCTCAGACTGCCTTTTGCGCTCCGGGAGCTTGAAATATTCGGAACAACAGCTTATGCCAAGTGGGCTATTGCCCGCTTTAGTGACGGTAGTGCCTCTACGGACAAAGTTCAAACCTTCGATATTGATATAGCTGATGAAAATGGGGTAATTTTAGTTAGCTTCAAAAGCCTTTCGTTCAGAACCCTGGAAGTTGAAAAAGGTATTGAAGAAGCAGACGGCAGAAAAGGAATGCTTGTACTGAAGCCTTGCTGGCAAGAAGCAGCCATGGGTAATGTATTTTCAGATACTTATGAGGAGAGGGTAAAGGAATATACAAGGCATATTGTATTTCTCGGTGAGATGAAACAGGGTCTGGAGAAAAGTATTGCAGGACAGATGGCAGGATTGCAATGCCATGTTTTACATTCCAATGAACAGGACCTTGATCAACGATATAAGAACTATACAACTCAAGTGTTTGGGGAGATACAGAGTATTCTTGGTGGTAAATCGCCAGGTAAAACCCTAATACAGATTGTAGTCCCGGTTCAGAATGAAGGGCAGCTCCTTACAGGATTGTCAGGTTTATTGAAAACAGCTTCCTTGGAAGACCCGAAAATTATGGGCCAGCTTATAGAAGTGGATTCAGTTGAAGATGCGCCAGGAATTGTAACCAAGCTGAAAGAAAGCGGTCTGAGACTTATGGAAAAAAGAATACGGTATCAGGGTGGTAAAAGGATGATTCCTGTCTGGAGTGAAATCGAAACCTCCTCAGCTGCAATTGAAATGCCCTGGCGTGATAAGGGAGTTTACCTTATTACCGGTGGTGCCGGAGGACTTGGGCAGCTTATGGCAAAGGAAATAGCGGGTAAAGCAAGAAATGCGAAAATAATAATTACCGGACGGTCTCCGCTAAAGGAGGGCGTGCAAAACAAATTAGAGGAATTACTACGGTATGGTGACCGGATTCAATACAAACAAGCGGATATTTCTTCAAAAGAAGAGGTTGAAATACTGGTCGGAAGCATCATAAGGGACTTTGGAGGACTTAATGGCATAATCCATTGTGCAGGCGTAATCCGCGACAACTTTATTATTAAGAAAACCATGGACGAAATTTCTGAGGTGATGGCACCCAAGGTTTCCGGGCTGTGGAATCTCGACCAGGCAACCAGGGATATGTCCCTAGATCACTTTATTCTGTTTTCTTCCGGAGCGGCAGACATGGGGAACATCGGTCAGGCAGATTACTCTGCAGCCAATGCCTTTATGAATGCTTATGCAGGTTACAGGAACAGCCTGATGTCATTGAAAAGGCGTAGTGGGAAAACTTTGTCAATCCTTTGGCCGTTATGGAAAGAAGGCGGAATGCGGGTAGATGACCTAACAGAAAAAAATATGGCTAAAAATTTGGGGATTACACCTCTTTCCACAACAAACGGGATTCAGGCTCTATATAAAGGCTTATCCTCCGGAAATGACTGCATAATGGTGGCGGAGGGAAATCTCAGCCAAATGAGGCAGAAACTATTGTCTTCACTTTCATCACAATCAATGAAGCCGGAGCCGAAACTCGTCACAAGGCCCAAAACCTCTGCAGAGCTTCCTGATGAAGCAAGTCTAAAAGACAATATAGCCGGTTACTTGAGGGAGATGGTTGCCGATACGCTGAAAATCTCTCCCGGAAGTCTAAATAACAATGAAAGCTTTGATAAATACGGATTAGACTCAATTATTGTCGTTGAAATAAATAATAAGCTGGAAAAAGATTTTGGCAATCTATCAAAAACACTATTTTTCGAATATAGTACCATAGATGAATTAGCTGATTATTTTGTGAAAACTCATAAGGAAGTTTTGTTAAGGCTTTTTACAGCAGAAGAAACTACTGTACCTGGAGATAGTTCAGGACTGATACCTTCGTCAAGCGGGAAGCTCCCACAAGCTGTCCCCAAGCCAAAACGAGTGGAATATCTTGCGAAGCAGGCCAATGATTACAATTGCGTAAAAGCAAATTATTCCGGCCAGTCGGGCAGCAATACACTGCAGGTACCGCAAGAATCCAGTATTACTGACTTCCTTATAAGACAAATTGAAAATGATAACTTAACTCTTGATGATATTATTGCATTACCATGCTGCGATATTATCACTACAAAAGATAAATCCATTAAAAAAGATGATTGCAGGAAAACCGGTGAACCTGAACCCTGTGGTGATTCATCGGATTATGTGTTAATTCATGAGAAGGAGTTGCAGAATAAACCTGTGCTCACCAGCCTGGTTGAAGAAATCGACAGGGACAATCCGCCGGTGGGATATGAACGTTTACTCTACCAGCACTTTTTCATATCCGCTAAGCAAAAGAAATACTTAAGGCTGATGGTTGATGAGCCCGATCAACTTATTGTTCCCTTTATGCCAATAGATCCGGTCAGTTATAAGGAGTTGCGGGTCTTTTGCAAAAAGAATAATAAAAAACTGCTTGTAGTAGATTCTTATCATGATTGGATCAGCTCAGAGCAAACAAGGCTTATTCCGTTAGGAGTATGGCAGGATATAGATATAAATCAGTTTACCCTGGCCGGAAACAAAATGAGAAAATTACGGTATCTGGTAGAAAAATTCAGAAACTCCGGCGATGTAAAAATTATCGAGTTTACTCCCGGGTTAAAGCTATCTCTGAATGAGATGCGCGGCTTAATGATGAAGTGGTGTGAAGGAAAGAAAAACATCATAAAGCATACTTTTGTCTGTATGCAGGAACTGTTGAAAAGGACTCTGCCTTCCGGATACAGGGCATTCTTAACCTATCACAATGATAAATTATGTACGGTTATAGTAATCGAACATGGCACCAATGGAATGTACGTTATGGATCAGGAGTTCTATGATCCTAAGAACGCTCCACTGGGTCATATGGAGTATTCTATTACTGAGATTATCGGATTTTTGAAAAAAGAAAAGGCGAATATTTTTTCCCTTGGACTGACATGGTATCCCTTTGCCTTTGAAGACTATCCACAGAAGGACCCGGAAGGATGGGCATGGCTAAAAGAGCAATACAGTAAACAAACTCTGTTAAGCAGAATATTTCACCAAGGTGAAACCAACTATCAATTCAAAAAGAAGTTTGGGATATCGGGAGAGCCTGTTTTGGCGTATTTGCCCAAAGAAGAGCCTTTTTCATTATTATTCAAATACTGGCCGATTTTCTATCAAAATTCCCTTACTGCCGATCAACTCAGTGAGCAAATCAGCCGTATACCGTTGTCAGACCTGGAAAGCGGATATACAGGCAGGGAAAGCAGTCAGACAAAGTATGACTTGACTGACAGGCAGGGTCGCCAATTACTGATATCAAGCACGACAAAACTGGATCAAATTGACTACCATGACAATCCACTGGATTTAGCCACGGACTCATGGTATATGGTCCGATCCGATGCCGTAAAGGAACGCACTGTCCATTTGAAGGCTAAAAGTCCAGTAGGGGGTTCCGAAATAATCAAAACCATATTTCCTTTTAAGCACATAATCTTAACAGACAGAGGACGGAGTGCAGAAGAGCTTTTTTACAAGGTATTCCAGAAGACCGGGAAAAAAATACTGAGCGCCATACCCTGGGCTTCCACCCTTATGCATCAACTAAATAACGGGTTTGAAGTGATTGAGCTGCCCCATCCTTCTGTACAGGAACCTGATTCAGCTTATTTATTTAAAGGGGAGCTGGATATAGAGGCATTAATGGAACAATTACGGAAAGATAGCCGAAATATTGCTATGGTTGGCCTGGAAGTACTTAGTAATGCCAGCGGAGGGAATCCGGTCAGCTTGTCGCACATCGGCGAGTTGAAACAGATCCTTAATCAATTTAAAATCCCGATGGTTCTGGATGCTTCGAGGATAGTCAGGAATGCGTTCCTGATAAAGCAATATGAAGAGAATTGCCGGCAAAGCAACATTTGGGATATTGTAAGACAGACTTCAAAGCAAGCTGACTATATTGTAACCAGCTTGACCAAAGATTTTGCAGTACCGGTTGGCGGTCTCATTGCAACCAATGATGACCGGCTGGCTGAAGATATTAAGAGGGCTCAAGCGAGTCAAAGCCTTTTGATTACTCCTGAGGAGGAGCGCATGATTATCAACGCATTATCGGATCAGGAAAAGATAACGGGGCTTATTGAGGAGCAGCTTACATTTGCCAGGAGCCTGCAAGATATGCTGATTCAGGCAAAAGCACCGATTTTGCAGCCGGCTTGTGGCCATGCAATAGTAATAAATGTTTCACAGCTGGTTTATGGAGAAAGTAATACTCAGAAAAAAGAAACATTCCTTAAAGAACTGTTTATCGAAACGGGGATTCGAGGAGGTATCCACCAGGTTGGCAAACAGAAGAATACCCTTCTGGATCAATGTATTCGTCTGGCTCTGCCATTGGGTTTAGCGAGTGAAAATAGAAGGATTATATTTGATAAGCTAAAGCATTTTTTCGCGGCCAGGCAAGTGCCTGAATCAGATAAGGAGGTAGCTGTTTGTCATGTCTGA
- a CDS encoding phosphopantetheine-binding protein, with protein sequence MSDKNLKELVNQLSEDQRQLLYDRVARVDNSREPQNINMPRQYDIAIIGLSGRYPQAGNHLEFWHKLQQGFNFIEEVPRNRWDHNEYYEPDSRDDSRNKTRCKYGAFINEHDKFDAEFFNIHSREAALMDPQERLALETTWSCIEDAGYEPSMLSRETGVFTGLTYSEFQKLIPMTTHSYVLGSRIAYFFDFKAMSVTTDAGCCSSLNAIHLACQSLIRGECRTAIVVGANLILHPEHYTTASQMLSSKQIPLSSPFGIDDGWIPAEGIVAVLLKPLKKAVADKDNIYGIIKSSHILQDGKTSWFTAFNPKQQAKLIQENFIKSGIDPQTIGYVEAAANGSDLGDAIEIEGLNAAFKNFTDKTHYCPIGSVKSNTGHGEAVSTLLQLTKVLLQFKSKTLLPLVNITEINPNINMEQSPFYLLKESQRWEPPVVRLNEEQFSLPRRATISSFGAGGNIGHLILEEYSTKESEKQTLDYYIIPVSARSVDLLRLNLENYLDFFEEYLVIDAEWQSNYTLLNMMFTLCAGRVSFQERVVFVADRLESLVTQIRQFLGGNHNSNIITEGSGSTAAPAADNIDAANYLKNHSLYDLARVWVCGGKISWDGFFKQYDVKRVSLPVSAFEKKHFPVPSIPKPVKYTSSPKTGVNPGPVVEKLQNRENGTDLRQIVREIFAKALSIPVHQVNLASQLDEYGFDSIMVAKVADGLGKYYGTVPKTLFFECQTINDVINHLGQRYTAESLKTVPEDDSIESLTKAILSDGISAEILINKLP encoded by the coding sequence ATGTCTGATAAGAATTTAAAAGAACTGGTAAACCAGCTTTCTGAAGACCAGAGGCAATTATTGTATGATAGAGTTGCCAGGGTGGACAATAGTAGAGAGCCACAAAATATAAATATGCCTCGACAGTACGACATTGCAATAATCGGCTTAAGCGGCCGATATCCCCAAGCCGGAAATCATCTTGAATTTTGGCATAAGCTTCAGCAGGGCTTTAATTTTATAGAAGAAGTTCCCCGGAATCGTTGGGATCACAACGAATACTATGAGCCGGATTCCAGGGATGACTCCCGAAATAAGACCCGCTGCAAATATGGAGCTTTTATAAATGAGCATGATAAATTTGATGCTGAATTTTTTAATATACATTCAAGGGAAGCGGCACTAATGGACCCGCAAGAGCGCCTGGCTCTGGAAACTACATGGTCCTGTATTGAAGATGCAGGTTATGAACCCTCCATGCTTAGCAGGGAAACGGGGGTTTTTACAGGGCTGACCTATAGCGAGTTTCAGAAGTTGATTCCCATGACAACTCATTCCTATGTATTAGGTAGCAGAATAGCTTATTTTTTTGATTTTAAAGCAATGTCAGTTACAACAGATGCCGGCTGCTGTTCTTCTCTGAATGCAATTCATTTAGCTTGTCAAAGCTTAATCAGAGGGGAATGCCGGACGGCAATAGTGGTTGGGGCAAATCTGATATTGCATCCGGAACATTATACAACAGCGTCACAGATGCTAAGCTCAAAACAGATTCCCTTATCCAGCCCTTTTGGTATCGATGATGGCTGGATTCCTGCCGAGGGGATTGTTGCCGTTTTGCTGAAACCTCTAAAAAAAGCTGTAGCAGACAAAGATAACATTTATGGAATTATTAAATCCAGTCATATTTTACAGGATGGGAAGACCTCCTGGTTTACAGCATTCAACCCTAAACAGCAGGCTAAACTTATTCAGGAAAATTTCATCAAATCAGGTATAGACCCGCAAACCATCGGCTATGTGGAAGCGGCGGCTAACGGCTCGGATTTGGGCGATGCTATCGAAATAGAGGGTTTGAATGCTGCATTTAAAAACTTTACCGATAAAACCCATTATTGCCCCATTGGTTCAGTTAAGTCCAATACCGGCCATGGAGAAGCAGTATCGACACTTCTGCAGTTGACAAAGGTTTTACTGCAGTTTAAGTCAAAAACCCTTCTTCCTCTGGTTAACATTACAGAAATCAATCCTAACATAAACATGGAGCAGTCACCCTTTTATTTGCTGAAAGAGTCTCAAAGATGGGAGCCTCCGGTAGTAAGACTTAACGAAGAGCAGTTTTCGCTGCCCAGGCGGGCTACAATATCATCTTTTGGTGCAGGTGGCAATATCGGGCATCTTATCCTTGAAGAATATTCTACCAAGGAATCAGAAAAGCAAACCTTGGATTATTATATTATTCCAGTGTCTGCCAGATCTGTGGATTTACTCAGACTGAACCTGGAAAATTACCTTGATTTTTTTGAAGAGTATCTTGTCATTGATGCAGAGTGGCAATCGAACTATACTCTGTTGAACATGATGTTTACTCTCTGTGCCGGAAGAGTGTCATTTCAGGAGCGCGTAGTTTTTGTCGCCGACAGGTTGGAAAGTTTGGTAACTCAGATCCGCCAGTTTTTAGGCGGAAATCATAACTCCAATATTATTACAGAAGGCAGTGGGAGTACCGCTGCTCCGGCAGCTGATAATATAGATGCAGCAAATTACCTTAAGAATCATTCACTTTATGATTTAGCCCGGGTTTGGGTTTGTGGCGGAAAGATTTCCTGGGACGGGTTTTTTAAACAATATGACGTAAAGAGGGTTTCATTACCTGTATCGGCTTTTGAAAAAAAACACTTTCCTGTTCCTTCAATTCCGAAACCGGTTAAGTATACTTCTAGTCCCAAAACCGGTGTGAATCCCGGGCCGGTTGTAGAGAAACTGCAAAATAGGGAAAATGGGACTGATTTAAGACAAATTGTCAGGGAAATATTCGCCAAGGCTTTAAGTATTCCTGTTCACCAGGTTAATTTGGCATCACAACTTGATGAATATGGTTTTGACTCGATAATGGTTGCAAAAGTTGCAGATGGCTTGGGAAAGTATTACGGTACTGTGCCTAAAACACTATTTTTCGAATGCCAGACTATTAATGATGTCATTAATCACCTCGGGCAAAGATATACTGCCGAATCTCTTAAGACTGTTCCTGAGGATGATTCAATAGAGTCACTGACCAAAGCAATACTGTCCGATGGCATTTCCGCGGAAATACTTATTAATAAATTACCATAG